The Thunnus albacares chromosome 13, fThuAlb1.1, whole genome shotgun sequence genome segment TTACCTGAAAAGAAGGTGAGCACCACTGAAACCCAGCCAATGATATAGGACCAGGAGAACCTCCAGTTTCCAAAGCGTTTCCCATAGTAGTTGATGGTCACACCGGTGTACACCGCCATTGCTAGAAACACTAAAAAGCCTGGatagaagaaaaggaaaaggaacaTGTAGGAAAGTGTTTATGAAAGACTGTACAAATGGCCAGCATTACTACTGGCTGCTCATGGGAGCTGTCAGTTACAAGAGAAATGAGGTTGTGCTTTTTTAGGCATTTCATTTGTGACCATGGATTCACTTTTTGTTACAGAATAACACCTAATTATCTCACTTCACTGAATAAAGGCCACTACAAATTATGcaaaacaaagcatttaaaacaggagaataataAACCCTCTCTGTCATGAAAGAGGCCTTTTATAGAAATAACAAGCAGCTGGGCTTTGTTGTGAAATTGCGCTGATAATGGAATAATTAAAAAGTCATTAGTTCATGATGagtacattattattattatatgttaaaAACCTGCCTTGAGTCTAAATCTTTAGTGGTTACAATCAATTAAGgtcaaaacaaatgcaaattcaCTAGTACAAAAACAATAGAGTTGAACTTACATGAGATGAAAAACAGTATGCCTGCAGCAAAGGTCTTGTCAAACCTGTCGAAGGAGGAGTAATGGATGAAGGCCATAATGCCGATGATGATGCCAATGAAACAAGCCAAAAGAGAGAGGATCATGAGGGCACGGGTGGCGTCTAAGTGGGCTGTGGACAAGATCAAAGGTCAATAGAAGTCACTGGTGGGGTCAGTGCAAGTCAGCAGAGGTGAATGATCTGAGACGTGACCCTGTGCAGGCCATGTTAACAAGCCAGTATGATGAAGGATAGTAAATAGAAAGTATGTttgagaaaagggaaaaaaaaactaaatagcTAATGTCATCAAACAGATCAAAATCCTAAATCTAGCAACCAAAGCTGTCGAACACATAACACACTCTCATACAGATTAAAGTTAACATGTGCTGTTCAGGAGGCAGAGACAATCCCAAAGGTTGAGTTAAAACTCAATCAGAGGagccaaaaaacattttctgtaccTAAGTAGAGCTTTTTCttcaataaatgtataaataagttttctttcttctaaTATGGATGAAAAGGATGCTACTGCATCTTGTAATACTACTCATACTGCCTGCAGTTCTTCCTAACTATATGGATAGCAAGTTAGTTCAGCTGCCCTTCCAAGTTCAGACTagccataaaaacatacattgaATTACCATATGTAGATATGGTTTAATTATTTGCAATCCAAATGTTATTGTTAGTTTATACTGCTTGTTGAGTCTTTTACCTCAACCAATGAAATCATTTCTGCATCTGAGATAGCTCCGCCTGTTTGTAgaactaacaaaaaaaataagcaaGTAAATGCGTTCAAATCCCGTTCATCTACATGAACTCTCATTGGCTGGTTTCACTTACCAATGCTGACGTTGTGTGGGAAGCATTTCCCCGGCATACAGTAGCGCCACAGGCCCTGGTGCATGTAGTTGCCGGACTGCCGATACTGCATCCAGTAATCGGTTGCTGTGGAAACGATCAAGAGGATGTTCCCCACGCCTGCACAGAACAGCCCTCCACCCATAAAGCTGTACATCCtgcacctgcagacacacacacacacacacatagaggaaCATAAGGTCACTTAGCATCAGTGGTCAGTGGCCCCCCTCCTttccacctcacacacacacacacacttcaggcAGAGAGGGTCTAAGTGTCAGTAATTGCGTTGTAATGAACATATTATTTCCACTGGATTGAGCTGCGGGGTCGCCTGTGTGTATATGAACCACTTTGTTCTCTAGGAGATCAGTCCCTGAAGATGGGCTTTGCATAtacccccctccacccccaacacacacacacacacacacacatacacccagcCTCTGTTGAGTCCAGCGATGCTTTGATACTTGATACATCTATTGCTCATTGTTCCACCTGGATGCAATATCCTGCAGCCACCCTCTCTTTCTCATGGAgagttttcagggttttttaGGGGGAAAGGACGCTAGATAGATATATCTTGTTATGTCTGAAACCTCAACGGGATGCTCATTGAAGAGCTCTGTATATTCATTGAAGAGCTCTGTATTTCCGCTGAATCACATTTCCGCCTGAGCATCCTCTCTGGCAAGTTCCAGCAGCTGTTTcaatcaaaaccaaaacactttttaaatccATTTGATGCCCAgtatgtaaaacaaatgaaagctTTCTCAGAATGTCAGCATTATGTGCCACATAGAAAATTGTAATAATCTTATTTCAGAtggatttaatatttttctatttagtCATTTTCTTCCAAGCCAGGATAGAAACCCCTGAAACAAGCAGTtaagttcattttcttttcctccagaCAGGCCTTGGTTGAGGCTCGCACTGACCTTGGGGCTGAGTGTTTCCTCTCCATCACACAATCACATCACTCAACGTTTTTTCCCAGAAATTCTTCAACTCTCAAAGAAATAATGTGTATATTTGCTGTCAATTATTTAATCAATGACACAAATCCTTGTCCCTTGTACTACAGAACATGTGTGGTGATCAGTTTAGAATTAGGCTTACAGCCCTCCATCTCTATCTTTCATTCTTTGTtaggcagagagaggaaacctctagaggagaggagattttatctctttttattCACTGCACTGCAGTGACATTGACACATACTCATATCTGTACATTTGTACCTAACTGGCTACAGAGTAAAAACGTTTGTCCCTCTTGAAATGAATAAGACAGCTATATACGAAGATTTTCTAAAAGACAATAAACTGAGGTAAAagcatgtgtgtacattttCTGATAAATTGAGGGCTAATATTTGCAAAATTCCCTGCAGAGCTGTGACTCTacatgggggaaaaaatcacaaagaaataaaaaacaaatcaaaacccAAATAACTAAATGAACACCAACAGTTATTGCACAAAATTCAATATTATCTTACCTTAATCAACCCCTTTTTTGAAGTCGTTTATGAAGACAGGCTTGCCTGACAAAATACAACAAGATCCTATAATGCCAAGACAGGCAGATTTCCAGCAGGCTAATAGCACTAGCGTTTGACGGGGTGAATAGGGGGAAACTGGGGCTACAAcaaacacagcactgagacaATAGGCCAGGCCGACTGCCGGCCAATCAGCACCCACCAGTTTTGTGGTTTGGGAATCtgctgaaaaaacagaaatggcGAAAGCTTGGCAAGCTGAAGTAATAGTGATGACTGCATGGTTTTGATTGAAAGTAGAGGGCTGAACTGGCTTTAGTGAAGGGCAAGCCAGGCATTAAATCAGAGTCTTTAGCTGCACCGCTTCtgatttttgtctcattttaaaagcaaacattGTCACACTGTTTTAAAATTCTTATATACTtatttagtttcacattttgcaAATTTATTTCAGTGGATTTACATTATATTTGCAGTAAATATGAAATGATATCACCTCATACACTGTGTGCACAAATGTTTAGGTACACTGACTGAGGTGAAAGCTATAAATTTATGGGGCTGGAACAGTGACAGttaaaatttggcattgaaaataaaatttggcattgaaaacaaaacctgaactgaaaaaggaaacactgtcattaaaacacttcaaataaaatttaatatagactgatctgttcattttaatatatttatatctattggaatgtggtgatatctgttcATATAGAGCCCAGAGgcattgttgttgttctgtccagtaataacattcagacaaactaatgtggcagctacaattgttggatttcatctgtgagaccaacatttatcttccaaaaggaattatatcatatatcaaaacaCTACAATGAGACATTAGAGCCAACGGTGAATTActaaagagctgcagatcagtTCATAGGATCATTTTCTCCTCAGGATGAGATAAACTGTTGGGATAAattgaccacatattgggaatctacatGATCACTTTCCTGCCTGATAAAATATTAACTAGTCACTTCATTAACTTTTAGCAGTCCTAGAGTGGAAATTACAAcagtctggctcaaaatctccaccaTAATACCATCATCCTTGAATATCTTCGTCAGACGTTAAGGCATACTGGGTAATGTAGGCCCAGCAAGGGCCCTCCTCTCCACGCCAAAACgctgacagaaagttgaaactgaaaaccagtgacattgaaaaaaaaactgacagtcTAAAAAAAGAGTCactgaaaaaagacatgaagaaaaaattttgaagattgacattgaaaaacacatcataatgcaaaaatatcaaaataaaataagataataagattgtaagatcatttttttaatgcccatgttttatttttcagtggaacttgtttcagtgccaatacaactttttccaaTACAAATGTTATAAtgacagtgtttcctttttctgttcaggttttgttttcaaagccaaattttattttcgaTGCCAAAATTGAACTGTCTCTGTTTCAGCCCCATAAAAACTTCAATTTATACTAATCACAAAAGAGGAGATACAgataaagaaaattaaacaagTTGGAGAAGCAattttaaactctgtgtgtcaTGTATCAGCAAGATGTCACTGATATTTAATATAATCTGCACAGTGGAAATTCAAGTGTTTTGACCAGAGTCTACTAGTGAGCTGTATACATGTGCAAGATGATTTATACTGAGAACAACTACAGGCTCTAGTCACAGTTTTTCTTGTGACTATTTgctgtaatttttattttagcaaACATCTCCTGCTTTCCTGCTTTGAAttgaacactttttttctctttacatcTAAATAGTCTGCATTTATCACAATTGTAACATGGCAGTAGATCTTGAGTCTTAAAATTGTGAAGATTGTGTTACTGTGCAGGTGCAGGAGTTATATCTGCATTTCCTAAACTATCATTTACTTGTGTTATTTTCTCTGCATGTATGCATACCAtaaagtactgtatgtttaagaGTCTGTATAGTGAGTTTGTGCTTTCAGTCAGTGGAAAGGTGTGGAACAAGTATTAAGACACTGACTAAAGGTAAATATAATTCATTTAGGTTCATATAAACTGTGATGATGGGGTAATCATGTTCAATATTTGGTGATCAATTAGTGGCTGCAGTCTAAGAACCACAGACATCCCCAGACGTCAGGTATCTTCCCTGGGGATGCTTTGCCACGTCTGTGTCGGggctttttgactttttcagcAAGTTAAACACATACTCAGTTGGATTTAGGTCATGTGACTGACTAGACCAGtcaagaacattaaaaaaacaggattgtttaggatcatcatcatctggtgaacatagtggagcatttagcagctaaagagacttagatatttccctcaggagtttatggaaaccaaaacagagctatgagagagaatattggacttacattcatcaggtggccagaattactccaaatgaatgaaatgttgctccctaactgctggatgtgtagcACATTTGCcataaaaacaagtcaaatgtAATGTGTGGTGTagttttgtgtgcttttatgtAGGACGTATGCCATGTCTGCTGCTggttgtttctctttgtttcatcatgtgtttttattgtgcataGTGTTCGTGGcagttctttgttttggtgagGACAAGAGAAATTCTATTTCATTATGTATACTAGAGACATATAActattaaagctttttttttttttttgctcagatTGAATGTTCATAAGCACTGCAGGATGGTGTTTATGAATATTCAATGTGAGCAATGTGTGGTGTagttttatgtacttttatgtagGACGTATGCCATGTGTGGTTTATGTTTTGACTGCTGCTGGtggtttctctttgtttcatagtgtgtttttattgtgcatgTTAAATTTTGTGCACACACTGCAAACCAGATTCCCTCTGGAGTAATAATAAAATGACTCTAACTAGACAGAATCTGGATATAGGATGCCTGTCAGGTGTAAAGGATGATTCTTTTTCAGTGATAACTACTTAAATATAGACCATTCATCCTCATTCATTTGTTACAACGCTGTGTATACAACAACATTCTCCTGAAAATCCACTTTCAGAATGGGTGGTGCTGAAGGTAAATGGAGTGGGTAGATGTTTGAAGGAGCAGCTCACACCAGTACAGATCCCTTCACTGTGCTCTGACTTGATGTTTCCTTCATTCTGACCATCATCTGGCTATATTTCCTCCTGTTGTGTCTCTTTCCCATATCCAGCCAGGCCTCCCTTtgctttgacacacacacacacacgcacaaacccCGAAGATGAAAGGAGAAGAGTAGCTCCATTACCTGCATTACAGCAAGTTGCTCAGACCAattgacaacaacaaaatgcccagaaaaagcattttttctcCCCGAGATTTGAGTGCTGTACTTACATCTAACTTCATTTTTATAGACCACAGCCTATTTTCTTCCATCTGGAGTGTGGCAGCCAGGAGGGCATTTGATATCCTCCCATGCACCATCAAAGTGGACAATATGCCTCTGTGACAGAAGAGCAAATCCATGTTTTCTTGAATTCATCCAGCTTTGTAGAGATTAATTTTGTTATGGAAAGTCTACATTTATGTGGTATCATCGGTGGGTAAGGAGCTCATGCAGCACTTGTTAAGGTAATGTGACAAGAGTAATTACAAAGAGTGTGTGGCCAGAGTGCTTTCATTGTTGTGGTAAAGTCACTAAGCTTAGGCATGTCTGAAATCCTCCTGCACATGGTCTTGCTCATGTACACCTGCTTTCCAAGCAAGATGATCCACACACTGTTATGCCACGTTTTGTGTTCATATAGCAAGCTGATTTTATAGTTACATGATTACAGGCTTTACTGGTTAAGAAAAACAACCATTGGGTTTATAAAAgcctttcagaaaaaaatgaataaactcAGAAATTAATGTTGATTGAGCAAAAATGATTGTTTagttcaattttatttgtatcaatatctgttttctgtgttcactgattttattgacttttcatAGATGTTGGGGTCATTCTGGGCCCTAATGCAGTTGCTGTGAATGTGGTTGGATGCAGACTGTTTGTGGTTACTGAACTCTTGCATGAATTCATAGCAACAAGGAACAACAAGGGATGCGAGCTGAAAGGAAGAAAGCACAGTGAAGCTGCAGAGACATAGATGCAAAGACATGATGCTTCTTATTTTTTGATTGCAGATTGAAGGAGACAAATGGTACACCGCAGCTTTAAAGCTGATATAGGTTTCATAGGGAAAGATTTGACTAAATATCACAATAACTACCATTCCACTGAGTGTGAATTGAGTATTGCTAATGACAATTGGAATAATTGGAACGCTTTCATGAATTGGCTGCAGGTTGATTGAATGTTGTGTTCTATCAGCAAGTGAGAGATTAGCAAAATGTGTGTTCATGAAGAGTCATGTTCCAACATTAACTGGCTTATCAAGTCATAGTCATCGCTGCAAACACAAAGTTATAGGATTTGTgactgtaatgatttggtaaaTACTAAGACTATAAtctattgtgtttttcttttttcattccaaGAGGTTTTCAGTATTTCCAAATTTCCTATATCATTATATAATTTTCTGTATTATctattttcaaaatgtgtgttgAGCTTATCAAATTCACAACCGAAGCAACCTGAAAATGTCCTTACATTTACAGTCATAGTAAATGAAAAACCTGCATTGAGAGCTCAttatcagatgttttgtttatcGTGTAGCCGGATTTTTTGAGTTCAATCCTCAAGTCCTTGAATTTTTCTTgaacatctatttttattttttatttattttactctctACATTCACTAAATTCAATGCTGCACTCCATTTCTCCTCATATACAGCTCCTGTCAAATATACCCCACTAACAGATCCTATCACATCAGAAGCTTCGATCCATCTCCGTGCTAATGGAACAAGTGACTGGGCATCAGATGACCTTTCATTACAGGCAGAATGTccaaatgacaacaacaacaacaacaaagctttGAAGGAAAACAGCCTATacatcatgtaaaaataaaggTGTGAAGGTGACGGAAACGAGCCAAAAAGTGagaaatgctgatattttccaGCTGTGCCGTTCACAAGGCACAAGGCCACAAAAACCTATAATGGCCCCTAAAAGTTATTGACATTAGTGGGCAAAATGCTTCTAAATCTTTACGTTCCAGCCACGCTTTGCCTAAATGCTTAAATCAACTCCTCGGAATTGAATTTTCAAGCCTTCAAATGGCTAATTTGTGCAGCAAGTGCTTTCAGCGTTTTCTCAGCAAATGAACGGCGGCTCTAATCATAAGAGCATGTGGATGGCGCTGCCTCTCCACACCCACCCATGAGACAGCCGCGTGGACGGGGAGAGAAACCTTTCCACTTAACCACTTAAATGAATATATCAAGAAACTAATTTGCCATTTTAATTGCGTGATTTAGGAAGACGCTACTTCACTTGCCCCTCTTCCATCTTGGTTGATTTCCAATGTGAGCGCACATTAGATTGATCTATGAAAGACTGCAGAAATCACAACACTTAAGTCTTTTCATTTTCCCTCCCTAATTAAATAATTGAAATTCCTGTCAGTGTCTGCACTTAAGCCACAGACAAACATTGCAGGCATGCTATGTGGCTGAATGAATTGTGAAAGGCTTGTTTTTACCTTTTCTTGTTTgtagcttgtttttttcttcgcctgctacctttttttttcttttttgtcttccAAGAGCCACAGATTCATTCCATCTGTAAAGCCCAGAAATAGATCAGTACATCCATTTTGTTGAGATTTGCCCGTCCCATTAAGTGATTGCTTGCAGAAATGGCAGGGGACATTTCTTCTGATACGTTCCCTGAAACAGCGCTGGCAGACATTAAGGACACATTATTGAGTCCCATTTTCTCCCAGCCACAAGGATATCCATTAGAGTGGCACACAGCCCtaaatttttccattttctccctCACCAAACTTGACTTTACACATTATTCCTGCCTCTGTTTTGTAATTTGCAGCCACAAATTATATCAGGGAAAAGCCATCTCGTAGCATGTGGCTCCTCTTCCTAGGGCTATTTGCCAAGACTTTATTCTGAAGTGTCAAAATGGGCCCATCGTTATGGCTAATCATGACTGACAGCAGGGTGCTTTAAAGTCCATACAAGTTGGCCCAACTGGAAACTTtttcctgtgtatgtgtgtgcgtgtgacacctgcagatttttctttttttattcctgtgGACAAAGCCTGTCATGTGTGTCTTATACACACTGAtgctgtctttgtgtctgtattttctgAAGCACAATCCTGCTGTTTCACCTAAATACGGTTCCAAATAATAGTCGAGAAGATGGTCAAATGTATCCTCTATTccttataaactgaatataaagaTTAAAGATCtaaagaaagataaaaactaacaaaaacatttgtcttGATTTGTGCTAGCTAGACTCCAGTCAGGGaacatgtaaatgaaaatgttatcTAATCAATGAAGTAAGCAATAGCAAAGCCAGTAATTGAGGCAATATCCAGTGGGGCTACAAGTGGGGCTGTGCTGTGTCTAGTGTTTGAAGATTAGATTATTTGAATTTTCCCAAATCATCCTACCGTTAGCTTTAAATTACTGTGGTATTGTTAATACAGTCTGTATTAAATGTCTTCTCAACATTTTGTATCTCTTAGAACATACAATCTTTGAATAACCTCACATCTACAGATACATCACACATCTTAAACTACTGTCATATCAGTCTCCTTATTATTTGGATGCTGCACCACTACTGATTTTCCAGTATTTTTGTGAAGGTGTGTTTTAGAAAAGAGTGCACATTGGctttgttgttgctgtctgATTTAGTTGAACCCTTCACATGGTGTCAGTGTGTGCAACTTGGAAAAGcattttcagctctttgttAGGTTATCGCCTCATTGTTTGAGGAAATTAACACTCAACTGGAGTTTCTACAAtgttcagacttttttttttaggtttgactttttttttagagcCTATGTCTTCATTCATGTCTTGAATTGTATGCCATTGTCTGACAGTTGTGTATGTATGCGTTAGCGAAATGATGTCCACTTGATTGTGACCTCATTGCGTTGCTCACTCATTCAGAGACAACTCCAGGGTATTGCACATTGATAAGCATAATAGCatgtaaaaaatgcatttaagacCAGATCCACCAACAAACAGGTCGAGCCTTTTCACAGTGTTGTGGGGAGCACAATCACAGAGGTGTCAGAAGGCAGCTCAAAGGCCACAGTAGCCCCCTGCTGAGCTGACATTCTCATCGTGCCTTGGCCATTAATTCTGTCATTGTTGCTGCCCTGGCCTCCTGGAGTCCTATCAAAGACTCAATAACCACTGCTTAACCAAAGTCCATTGCCAAttccccccatctctctctctctctctcctctctctctctctgctataAACCATCTGACAGCATGCGGGTGCGTGGAGCAACTGCCTTTCACTTCGACGTGGCCGGGTTGAAAAGACCATTATTACCCTGTAATTGTGGGAGTCAAACCCAATTAAGCAAATCTGTATGGGGGCAGATGccgcctcccccccccccccccccccccctccccctcccccctccccactTCGTTTacccttttctctttcttgctgtCACTTCACTCAGGCTGGCTTGATCTCTGATGCGGGCTGAACAAGTGGTGGCTCGGACCCCCAACTGGAAGGGACATGTTGCTAATTGAGTTCTTGCTGGTCATTTGCTCCTTCCAAGtgagcaagaagaaaaacagaaaactgctgCCTCATCTGCTGAGGCCATGGGAAGAAGAAGTAAAATGCCACTCCTGTTGGCAgcaagcaaaggaaaaagaGGCGAACGAAAGCCATTTAATCCACAGGGAAGGAAGCGAGAAAAGAGCGGCTTAGGCCTGCTCGGCTGCTTCAGCAGGGATCCACGCAGCAGCGAGGGACTCTCACTCCGAGAGCAAACGCTCCCATTCAAGCAGCACGCCACCCCCTGAGTCTTACACTTCCGGTCTCTTGGAGGGTTGGCTCTGAAATTAGGAGAGTAGAACTAAGGCAATGTTCACGCTTACATGGGTAAATCTGAAAATGCATCTTGttctctgtgctttttttttttttttttttttgcctctctgCTCACTCAGCAGGAGCTTTTCACAACTGACCCTGTACCATTTTCAAAAGAATTCGCAAAGTGGATGAAAACAGCTTTGTCTAGTTGTAGGGAAATAGCCTGATAATCATATTGAATTGCCTCTTCACTTTGCATTATTCTATGTATAGCataatataaatgatttataattattattgtgtaaCTTTATGTTATGAATCACTGGACAAATCTGAGGTATGGGCAGTGATTCAGAGGTCTAGCACCAGACTGATCTTTTTTAAGAGTCTTGACTTGTTGGTGTGCTTTGTTCTCTTAAAAAGAAACAATTCTTCAAAAATGGCAGAAAGACACTTAGAGACATGGTGTAAAGATGATCAAGTGACCCCAGTTTGCCCAATAAATGTTTTGGTGTTTCAGTATGGATGACAAATGaaatggggggggggtgtaACTAGTCATCTAGAAATGACATTTATATACTACTCAAAGGCAGATTTAAGCTTATCACTAAAAGTACACTTAGACACACTGGTAATTAATATCCTCATTCTAGCCATCAAACGAACAATAACACAATGTGTTATttaaaattcttcttttttatagtattaaaatgtcagatttgaGGAAAAATGTAAGTCAgataaaatgcaataaaaccATGGATCTTGTGAGTGTTTTCCTACAGCTAAAGGAAAAATGAAGTCATAGTCATTTGTAATAACTACAAGACAATAttgtattaattgttttaacACACAGGGCAAAACTATACTAAATGAAGTCCTGCAGTCAACTTACATCTCCATCCCTTAAATCTTTTCATATTTGTACCTCTTCTACAATAACCAAAAGATACAAAATGCTAAATTATAGTGGACGGTGGACAGTTTGAAGGTTGGGACTGTCACACTGATCTAGTAATCGATTAGTCAGTTGTTGCAGTCTAGACAACAACTGGTATTGAGCTAATTATACAGTGAGACTGTGCCTGTtgtaaaaacaatgatttaatttaatgacTGGTGTGGCCGTTACTGCAGCCACTTCAGCTTGTCCTGGACTAATATGGAGCCAGTGAACAAGCAGGACATTGTCAGCGTTCACCCCAGTGGGTATCGCATGAATAAGAGCACTCATCCAGttgatttaaatgtgtgtgatcTCACGCCTCTTTCACACCCACCTTTGTTGCCTTCAGAAAGGACAGGTCATAACGGgtcagtggacacacacacccGTTTAACAGgctgcgtatgtgtgtgtgttgttcactGGTAGCACTGGATTGAATGGGGTGTGGTGGTGGGGATGGGGggagtgtggggggggggggggggggggggggtggttggCTGTTTTTGAGTTCCACCCCTGTGGAGTGTACACATGGTCTTTTGCCAGGACCTGGACTCCGGACGTGTAGGGACTTATGTGGTTCTGAATAACCCTGGCACCCCTCTacatctcaaacacacacacacacacacacactaacctgGGAGTGGTTCCCCTCCTTGACTCTCACATGTTTTAACCCCTTTAACCCCTCCGACAAGTCTTACTACTTGTTTTCCATCCTTCCTGGGTATTAAGCAAATGATCAGCAAgacaattgtgtgtgtgtgtgtgtatgtgtatgtgtgtgtgctaagTACCTTTGATTCTGCCATTTTAATTGTCAAGAGTCAAAgtcaaaaaaagttttaaaaaaacccCCAATGTATATTAGTTTTTTATGTGACACATTGAAACGTGagacaa includes the following:
- the lim2.1 gene encoding lens intrinsic membrane protein 2.1, with the translated sequence MYSFMGGGLFCAGVGNILLIVSTATDYWMQYRQSGNYMHQGLWRYCMPGKCFPHNVSIAHLDATRALMILSLLACFIGIIIGIMAFIHYSSFDRFDKTFAAGILFFISCFLVFLAMAVYTGVTINYYGKRFGNWRFSWSYIIGWVSVVLTFFSGIFYLCAYRMHECPRSTNSH